The following proteins are co-located in the Pyxicephalus adspersus chromosome Z, UCB_Pads_2.0, whole genome shotgun sequence genome:
- the CDC26 gene encoding anaphase-promoting complex subunit CDC26, which translates to MLRRKPTRLELKLDDIEEFESIRKELESRKKQRDEVDLSASEEDAAVSLSGDSRTREQTIHDRIGYKPQQKPNSHGVQFGNFEF; encoded by the exons ATGCTGCGCAGGAAGCCCACACGCCTGGAGCTGAAACTTGACGACATTGAAGAATTTGAGAGCATCCGTAAGGAACTGGAG agtcGTAAGAAACAGCGTGATGAGGTGGATCTGTCTGCCAGTGAGGAAGATGCTGCTGTGTCGCTCAGTGGTGACTCTAGAACAAGGGAGCAGACTATCCATGACCGCATTGGATACAAACCGCAGCAAAAACCCAACAGCCATGGCGTGCAATTTGGGAACTTTGAGTTTTAG
- the SLC31A1 gene encoding high affinity copper uptake protein 1 isoform X3 has product MDHTHHEMTTSDPHAGHHSPTSAHHGGGGGMHMMHMTFYFGYENVEVLFTGLVINSAGEMAGAFVAVFLLAILYEGLKIARESLLRKSQVSIRYNSMPVPGPNGTTLMETHKTVGQQMLSIPHIFQTFLHIIQVVVSYFLMLIFMTYNAYLCIAVAAGAGTGYFLFSWKKAVVVDITEHCH; this is encoded by the exons ATGGACCATACTCATCATGAAATGACCACATCTGATCCCCATGCAGGTCATCATTCCCCGACCTCAGCTCACCATGGTGGAGGTGGTGGCATGCATATGATG CATATGACCTTTTACTTTGGATATGAAAATGTAGAGGTTCTGTTTACTGGACTGGTCATCAATTCAGCAGGAG AAATGGCTGGAGCATTTGTGGCAGTATTTCTGTTGGCCATATTGTACGAGGGGCTTAAGATTGCTCGGGAATCCTTGCTAAGGAAGTCACAAGTCAGTATCCGTTATAACTCCATGCCAGTGCCAGGACCCAATGGAACCACCCTAATGGAGACTCACAAAACTGTCGG ACAACAGATGCTAAGCATTCCTCACATCTTCCAGACTTTTCTCCACATAATCCAGGTGGTGGTTAGCTACTTCCTCATGTTAATATTCATGACTTACAATGCCTACCTGTGCATCGCAGTGGCCGCTGGAGCTGGAACTGGCTATTTTCTGTTCAGCTGGAAGAAGGCTGTGGTGGTCGACATAACTGAGCACTGCCATTAA
- the SLC31A1 gene encoding high affinity copper uptake protein 1 isoform X2: MDSQRITVLNKSTMDHTHHEMTTSDPHAGHHSPTSAHHGGGGGMHMMHMTFYFGYENVEVLFTGLVINSAGEMAGAFVAVFLLAILYEGLKIARESLLRKSQVSIRYNSMPVPGPNGTTLMETHKTVGQQMLSIPHIFQTFLHIIQVVVSYFLMLIFMTYNAYLCIAVAAGAGTGYFLFSWKKAVVVDITEHCH, translated from the exons gattcACAGAGAATTACTGTGCTGAACAAGTCCACAATGGACCATACTCATCATGAAATGACCACATCTGATCCCCATGCAGGTCATCATTCCCCGACCTCAGCTCACCATGGTGGAGGTGGTGGCATGCATATGATG CATATGACCTTTTACTTTGGATATGAAAATGTAGAGGTTCTGTTTACTGGACTGGTCATCAATTCAGCAGGAG AAATGGCTGGAGCATTTGTGGCAGTATTTCTGTTGGCCATATTGTACGAGGGGCTTAAGATTGCTCGGGAATCCTTGCTAAGGAAGTCACAAGTCAGTATCCGTTATAACTCCATGCCAGTGCCAGGACCCAATGGAACCACCCTAATGGAGACTCACAAAACTGTCGG ACAACAGATGCTAAGCATTCCTCACATCTTCCAGACTTTTCTCCACATAATCCAGGTGGTGGTTAGCTACTTCCTCATGTTAATATTCATGACTTACAATGCCTACCTGTGCATCGCAGTGGCCGCTGGAGCTGGAACTGGCTATTTTCTGTTCAGCTGGAAGAAGGCTGTGGTGGTCGACATAACTGAGCACTGCCATTAA
- the SLC31A1 gene encoding high affinity copper uptake protein 1 isoform X1: protein MQENFYRDSQRITVLNKSTMDHTHHEMTTSDPHAGHHSPTSAHHGGGGGMHMMHMTFYFGYENVEVLFTGLVINSAGEMAGAFVAVFLLAILYEGLKIARESLLRKSQVSIRYNSMPVPGPNGTTLMETHKTVGQQMLSIPHIFQTFLHIIQVVVSYFLMLIFMTYNAYLCIAVAAGAGTGYFLFSWKKAVVVDITEHCH, encoded by the exons gattcACAGAGAATTACTGTGCTGAACAAGTCCACAATGGACCATACTCATCATGAAATGACCACATCTGATCCCCATGCAGGTCATCATTCCCCGACCTCAGCTCACCATGGTGGAGGTGGTGGCATGCATATGATG CATATGACCTTTTACTTTGGATATGAAAATGTAGAGGTTCTGTTTACTGGACTGGTCATCAATTCAGCAGGAG AAATGGCTGGAGCATTTGTGGCAGTATTTCTGTTGGCCATATTGTACGAGGGGCTTAAGATTGCTCGGGAATCCTTGCTAAGGAAGTCACAAGTCAGTATCCGTTATAACTCCATGCCAGTGCCAGGACCCAATGGAACCACCCTAATGGAGACTCACAAAACTGTCGG ACAACAGATGCTAAGCATTCCTCACATCTTCCAGACTTTTCTCCACATAATCCAGGTGGTGGTTAGCTACTTCCTCATGTTAATATTCATGACTTACAATGCCTACCTGTGCATCGCAGTGGCCGCTGGAGCTGGAACTGGCTATTTTCTGTTCAGCTGGAAGAAGGCTGTGGTGGTCGACATAACTGAGCACTGCCATTAA